From a single Arachis hypogaea cultivar Tifrunner chromosome 3, arahy.Tifrunner.gnm2.J5K5, whole genome shotgun sequence genomic region:
- the LOC112789342 gene encoding ASI1-immunoprecipitated protein 2, with product MIQNADMKLESGTCNVCSAPCSSCIHLSRALTRPKAKEFSDENCHLGEANQFSTDEGDQSSRRSRTCERLNHASSGTGNMLSVNSSHESLSENAESTRVLSEKYRDAKFLEGLDDNASCISRTSDADLIPVINGNTAVLLTRVYPKSESDSDSDVGNVKDKNHKVPVRDGLHEKQGEQVKSPVKPEAHSEDESDDSDVEHDVKVCDICGDAGREELLAVCSRCSDGAEHTYCMREMLEKVPEGDWLCEECKYAQETENQKLGKINSTALISGKRPLESEELAKAAKKQALESNIGSPKGSSPKRVFPLSRESSFKNLDKGKLKSGYHSSICNHPDGSDRELARSLSAGPRSQTTKSTLLKSNSFTTNSNPRVKLVDEVPQKKKGGSEHASKDSEAPRQIISKSTSFKSSNLSSSNATESKVKMLTSKSGTTQDLKGSRLTKESDRKFLSRVDQPVVCSTISKPIGDHKLSPHGETSKPSAVNNRERKVNPDVRSNSLSKSKNNINRKSSAPLFSAERIATSGEETQLDGAPQSIEFSNQIDNAKDSSIDHVSSGLTNASGSSVFHKSKDFGHATECRGVANREEFSLEGSTTAPNSSKDKIHKDNRLKAAIQAALLRRPEICKKKEVPDRTDEFSTSGRDLNSEVSSQDQSIVINTQKNILSTEETKARQEILHNPTFETPSSNGSKPVSFGPIQPRKLESVGPDPGNPVVRDFQNQALAVSSVLSQIAVFPEHQFIWQGVFQVHRYGKLPNLYTGIQAHLSTCASPKVLEVVNKFLPEVSLDEVSRLSTWPSQFHQGGAREDNIALYFFAEDIESYRRHYKGLLDHMIRNDLALKGSFDGVELLIFPSNQLPENSQRWNMLFFLWGVFRGHRMNNFDSARKVCIPSLNAVPVEKDFPTSVMNLSETHSSLKRMDEQSIACGRTCSAVLPSTSIGEGPNVFHGDFDIKETSDEACLASQVNLHRQDSRINTKSTLEIPSSSGQLCQELHSAGSSPKDGQQRVPTPPEAMRTLVSNWIVETNSDYDISVKQENSLSSGIPSAEKQETDAASNTSENQISERINHDEDQHRPKRKLIEEDLNISIEATLQEDPSITIINCQQTNDKKVQHIDVSNAVLKASTDSYQKLPWDKVNGKLEDGESSSKKLKSGLTDIYGSCSSGGRESSNGSFTGRANHPGTFSSVEDLGTMERTFFPVDSHKKNDSQLMLNGMPLEGSCEYEGQFQVGIPNLELALGGKIKPQPLPVPAPPHKGMFPFLVGAVDKKNNQKKPPEVVGDEQEGDNSVAASLSLSLSFPSSNKEPVKPAPKAEHSTDGHHVNTPFLLFGRYTDK from the exons ATGATCCAGAACGCTGATATGAAACTCGAGTCAGGGACTTGTAACGTTTGCTCAGCTCCTTGTTCGTCCTGCATTCATCTTAGTCGAGCTCTCACTCGACCAAAGGCCAAAGAGTTCTCTGATGAAAATTGTCACTTGGGGGAGGCCAATCAGTTTTCTACGGATGAGGGTGATCAATCTTCTCGTAGGAGCAGAACTTGTGAAAGATTGAATCATGCTAGCAGTGGAACCGGTAACATGCTTAGTGTTAATTCCAGTCATGAATCTCTGTCTGAAAATGCTGAAAGCACACGAGTTTTATCAGAGAAGTACCGGGATGCCAAATTTTTAGAAGGTCTTGATGACAATGCTTCTTGTATCAGTAGAACCAGTGATGCTGATTTAATACCTGTTATTAATGGCAATACTGCTGTGCTTTTGACAAGAGTATATCCAAAGTCAGAATCAGATTCAGATAGTGATGTTGGTAATGTGAAAGACAAAAATCATAAAGTTCCAGTCCGTGATGGACTGCATGAGAAGCAAGGGGAGCAGGTTAAATCACCAGTCAAGCCTGAAGCTCACTCTGAAGATGAGAGTGATGACTCAGATGTTGAGCATGAT GTAAAAGTTTGTGACATCTGTGGGGATGCTGGTCGGGAGGAGCTGCTTGCAGTATGTAGCAGGTGCAGTGATGGTGCAGAGCACAC CTATTGCATGCGAGAAATGCTTGAAAAGGTTCCAGAAGGAGACTGGTTATGTGAAGAATGCAAGTATGCTCAGGAGACTGAAAATCAAAAGCTGG GTAAAATTAATTCAACTGCACTTATCTCTGGAAAAAGGCCTCTTGAAAGTGAAGAATTGGCTAAGGCAGCAAAAAAGCAAGCTCTTGAGTCAAACATTGGGTCACCAAAGGGTTCAAGCCCCAAGAGAGTATTTCCACTGTCACGAGAGTCTTCATTCAAGAACCTTGATAAGGGAAAGTTGAAGTCTGGTTACCACAGCTCCATTTGTAATCACCCTGATGGCAGTGACAGAGAACTTGCTCGCTCTCTTTCAGCTGGTCCTCGAAGTCAAACAACAAAGA GTACATTGTTGAAGTCAAATTCATTCACTACGAATTCCAACCCAAGAGTCAAACTTGTTGATGAAGTCCCGCAAAAGAAGAAAGGGGGCAGCGAACATGCTTCTAAGGATAGCGAGGCACCAAGGCAAATAATTAGCAAATCTACATCATTCAAATCATCAAATTTGAGCAGTTCGAATGCCACTGAATCAAAAGTTAAAATGCTTACTTCTAAGTCTGGAACAACACAGGACCTGAAAGGATCAAGACTAACAAAAGAATCTGACAGGAAATTTCTCTCTAGGGTTGATCAGCCTGTGGTTTGTTCAACCATTTCCAAACCTATAGGTGACCATAAGCTTTCTCCTCATGGTGAGACCAGTAAACCTTCTGCAGTTAACAATCGAGAGCGTAAGGTCAACCCAGATGTGAGATCAAATTCATTATCTAAGTCTAAGAATAATATAAACCGCAAGAGTTCGGCACCTTTATTTAGTGCAG AAAGAATAGCAACCAGTGGTGAAGAAACTCAATTGGATGGGGCGCCTCAATCAAtagaattttcaaatcaaattgataATGCCAAAGATAGTTCTATTGATCATGTGAGCTCTGGTCTTACTAATGCCTCTGGAAGCTCAGTCTTTCACAAAAGTAAGGATTTTGGCCATGCAACAGAATGTCGTGGGGTTGCTAATAGAGAAGAATTCAGCCTCGAAGGATCAACCACTGCCCCAAACAGTTCAAAAGACAAGATACATAAAGATAATAGACTGAAAGCTGCAATCCAGGCAGCTTTGCTTAGAAGGCCTGAAATATGCAAGAAGAAAGAAGTACCTGATCGAACTGATGAATTTTCTACATCAGGCAGAGACTTGAATTCCGAAGTCAGTTCTCAGGATCAGTCGATTGTTATCAACACACAAAAGAATATTCTTTCTACTGAAGAAACAAAAGCGAGGCAGGAGATCCTTCACAACCCAACATTTGAAACTCCATCTTCCAATGGTTCGAAGCCAGTTAGCTTTGGTCCAATACAGCCAAGAAAGTTAGAATCTGTTGGTCCTGATCCTGGAAATCCTGTAGTGAGAGATTTCCAGAATCAAGCTTTGGCTGTCTCAAGTGTTCTTTCACAGATAGCAGTCTTTCCAGAACATCAATTCATCTGGCA AGGTGTCTTTCAAGTGCACAGATATGGAAAGCTACCTAACTTGTATACTGGAATTCAAGCACATTTATCCACATGTGCATCCCCCAAGGTTCTTGAGGTAGTGAACAAGTTTCTACCTGAAGTTTCCCTCGATGAAGTTTCTCGCTTGAGCACTTGGCCTTCACAATTTCATCAAGGCGGGGCTAGGGAAGATAATATCGCTCTTTACTTTTTTGCCGAAGACATTGAAAG TTATAGGAGACACTACAAGGGTCTACTGGATCACATGATTAGAAATGATTTAGCACTTAAAGGAAGTTTTGATGGTGTTGAACTTCTCATATTCCCATCTAATCAGCTTCCTGAAAATTCTCAGC GTTGGAATATGCTGTTTTTCTTATGGGGTGTATTTAGAGGACATAGGATGAATAATTTTGACTCTGCAAGAAAGGTTTGTATTCCCAGTTTGAACGCGGTGCCAGTTGAGAAGGATTTTCCAACTTCTGTCATGAATTTGTCTGAAACCCACAGCTCACTGAAGCGGATGGATGAACAATCAATTGCTTGTGGTAGAACATGCAGTGCAGTTCTCCCTTCCACTTCCATAGGTGAAGGCCCTAATGTTTTCCATGGGGATTTTGATATCAAAGAAACTAGTGATGAGGCATGTTTGGCTTCACAAGTAAACTTACATAGGCAAGATAGTAGAATCAACACTAAATCTACATTGGAGATTCCTTCAAGCAGTGGTCAGTTGTGCCAAGAATTGCATTCCGCAGGTTCATCCCCG AAAGATGGACAGCAGAGAGTCCCCACACCTCCTGAAGCAATGAGAACACTTGTAAGTAACTGGATTGTGGAAACAAATAGTGACTATGATATTTCAGTCAAGCAAGAGAACTCTCTGTCTTCAGGGATTCCTTCTGCCGAGAAACAAGAGACAGATGCTGCAAGCAATACCTCTGAAAATCAAATTTCAGAGAGAATTAACCATGATGAAGATCAACATAGGCCTAAAAGGAAACTGATAGAAGAAGATCTCAATATTAGCATAGAGGCAACGCTTCAAGAAGACCCATCTATAACAATCATAAACTGTCAGCAAACTAATGATAAAAAAGTTCAGCATATAGATGTTTCAAATGCAGTTTTGAAGGCTTCCACAGATAGTTATCAGAAATTGCCTTGGGATAAGGTGAATGGAAAATTGGAAGATGGAGAAAGTTCCAGCAAGAAGCTCAAGTCAGGTTTAACTGATATTTATGGAAGTTGTAGTTCAGGAGGTAGGGAATCTTCCAATGGCAGTTTTACGGGCCGTGCAAACCATCCTGGTACCTTCTCTTCAGTTGAGGACCTTGGAACCATGGAAAGAACCTTCTTTCCTGTTGATTCGCATAAGAAAAATGACTCGCAATTGATGCTCAACGGCATGCCACTGGAGGGGTCTTGTGAGTATGAGGGTCAATTTCAAGTTGGGATTCCAAATCTAGAGCTTGCTTTGGGGGGCAAAATAAAACCACAGCCACTGCCAGTTCCAGCGCCGCCCCATAAGGGTATGTTCCCTTTTCTCGTCGGAGCTGTAGACAAGAAAAATAACCAGAAAAAACCACCTGAAGTAGTTGGGGATGAGCAAGAGGGCGACAACAGTGTTGCTGCATCTCTTTCCCTGTCTCTATCATTCCCATCATCGAATAAGGAACCTGTCAAACCTGCTCCAAAAGCTGAACATTCGACTGATGGGCATCATGTGAATACTCCGTTTCTCCTTTTTGGGAGATACACAGACAAATAA
- the LOC112789343 gene encoding putative disease resistance RPP13-like protein 3 — MLHGLEHAKLLHDVAEKIDSIKATVNDIRDNKIKLTDVVPQESGSSTSTREEEERVLLMHKKRRIVEEHDVVGFVRESKAVIQLLKEESSQSNVVSIIGMGGLGKTTLARKVYNSGELKPYFKCRTWVYVSNDCRVKDLLISLIKSLMPNLEHEHGRKKKGKKQKGTEKSGDLSSLDVDDLKLKVRDFLTMKRYLVVLDDLWKTQDWDEIQDAFPNNKNGSKILITSRLKEVASHTSPCPPYYLQFLGDDESWELFSRKVFRGEECPSDIEHLGKQMVKSCGGLPLSIVVLAGLLAKKGKSHKEWSKVVGHVNWYLTQDKTQVKDIVLKLSYDNLPTRLKPCFLYFGIYPEDFEIPVRSLLQKWVAEGFIRQTGTRDAEDVAEDYLCELIDRSLVQASRVNVNGDVKACCIHDLLRDLCISESKEDKLFEVCTNNNILERSKPRRLSVQCGMHRYVSSSDNDHSCVRSLFCLDPTRYVFTPSEMKWLFKLFKLVRVLDLGENCVRKVPSNLGLFIHLRYLRIRPERGSFKVPDSICTLQNLQTLDIYSFFEVIFSTYLASGLWNMKQLRHLNTNGSIILHGHHGSKAGDQVMWNLESMYYIKFNRQIAHMLEKGSFPKLRKLGLHISSVQKNNVHELLSSLQRLIHLNKLQISIKWKNARRRFPLNYKHMEWHVGVKPIELLQSLQQLSNLSTLKVLKAFDIATCDIAFPPCITKLTLTEISFMSDDGMNAIVSHSSMFLRWSG, encoded by the exons ATGCTTCATGGTCTTGAGCATGCAAAGTTGCTCCATGATGTGGCTGAGAAAATAGACAGCATCAAAGCCACTGTCAATGATATAAGAGATAACAAGATCAAGCTCACCGATGTCGTCCCACAAGAAAGTGGATCATCAACGTCAACAAGAGAAGAGGAGGAGAGGGTTCTGTTGATGCACAAGAAGAGAAGAATTGTGGAAGAACATGATGTAGTTGGTTTTGTTCGTGAATCCAAGGCAGTCATCCAGCTGCTTAAGGAAGAGAGTTCCCAAAGCAATGTTGTCTCCATCATCGGTATGGGTGGCTTGGGCAAAACCACCCTTGCCCGGAAGGTCTATAACAGCGGTGAGTTGAAGCCATATTTCAAATGTCGTACATGGGTTTATGTGTCAAATGACTGCAGAGTTAAGGACCTCTTGATTAGCCTTATCAAGTCTTTGATGCCTAACCTTGAACACGAGCATGGGAGgaaaaagaagggaaagaaacaAAAGGGAACAGAGAAATCAGGTGATCTCTCTAGCTTGGATGTGGATGACCTAAAGCTCAAGGTGCGAGATTTCTTGACCATGAAAAGGTATCTGGTAGTCCTTGATGACCTCTGGAAGACTCAAGATTGGGATGAGATACAAGATGCTTTTCCAAACAACAAAAATGGTAGTAAAATATTAATTACTAGTCGTTTGAAAGAGGTGGCATCCCATACAAGTCCATGTCCTCCTTATTACCTTCAATTCCTCGGGGATGATGAAAGTTGGGAACTCTTTTCCAGGAAAGTGTTCCGAGGAGAAGAGTGTCCTTCTGATATAGAGCATCTTGGAAAACAAATGGTCAAAAGTTGTGGCGGTTTGCCACTCTCCATTGTTGTTTTGGCAGGGTTACTTGCAAAGAAGGGGAAGTCACACAAGGAATGGTCCAAAGTTGTGGGACATGTCAACTGGTATCTTACTCAAGATAAGACCCAAGTCAAGGACATTGTACTCAAACTCAGCTACGACAACTTGCCTACAAGACTAAAGCCGTGCTTTCTGTATTTCGGGATCTACCCTGAAGATTTTGAGATACCTGTAAGGTCATTGCTGCAAAAATGGGTGGCTGAGGGATTTATTCGACAAACTGGGACCAGAGATGCAGAGGATGTTGCTGAAGATTACTTGTGTGAGCTCATTGATCGTAGCTTGGTTCAAGCATCGCGAGTAAATGTTAATGGAGATGTGAAGGCATGTTGCATCCATGATCTTCTTCGAGATCTTTGCATATCTGAGAGCAAAGAGGACAAGCTTTTCGAGGTTTGCACAAATAATAACATTTTGGAGAGATCAAAACCTCGCAGGCTTTCTGTCCAATGTGGCATGCATCGCTATGTTTCTTCAAGCGACAATGACCATTCATGTGTTCGATCTTTGTTTTGCCTGGACCCAACAAGGTATGTTTTTACTCCCAGTGAGATGAAATGGCTCTTTAAATTGTTCAAATTGGTTCGGGTATtagatcttggagaaaactgtgtCCGCAAAGTCCCTTCCAACTTGGGCTTATTTATTCATTTAAGGTATTTAAGAATACGCCCAGAAAGAGGTTCCTTCAAGGTTCCGGATTCTATATGCACACTTCAAAATTTACAAACTTTGGACATATACAGTTTTTTTGAGGTGATCTTTTCAACATATTTGGCCAGTGGATTATGGAACATGAAACAGCTTAGGCATTTGAATACTAATGGAAGCATCATCCTACATGGCCACCATGGTTCAAAAGCAGGTGATCAAGTTATGTGGAATCTTGAAAGCATGTACTACATTAAATTCAATAGACAGATTGCACACATGTTAGAGAAAGGAAGTTTTCCCAAGCTACGAAAGTTGGGTTTGCACATATCCTCAGTCCAGAAAAATAATGTGCATGAGTTGTTGTCAAGCCTACAACGTTTAATTCATCTAAACAAGTTACAAATTTCCATTAAATGGAAGAATGCACGGCGCCGATTTCCCTTAAACTACAAGCACATGGAATGGCACGTCGGGGTCAAGCCAATTGAATTATTACAGAGCCTGCAGCAGTTGTCAAATCTGAGCACATTAAAAGTTCTCAAAGCTTTCGACATTGCAACGTGTGATATTGCATTTCCTCCATGCATTACAAAATTAACGTTGACAGAAATTAGCTTCATGAGTGATGATGGGATGAATGCCATTG TTTCCCACAGCTCCATGTTTTTGAGATGGAGTGGCTGA